The following are from one region of the Pocillopora verrucosa isolate sample1 chromosome 3, ASM3666991v2, whole genome shotgun sequence genome:
- the LOC131799465 gene encoding uncharacterized protein yields MAPQKKFTWKELISLNKEDNAHVAVRGKVYDVSKFLNRHPGGKDMLLIGAGSDVTIVFETYHAFSDSVSKVLEKYYVGDLISDEFPTFPERGPFYQTVRERVKNYFKETNQDPKFSGWMWLRYIGIPAVLLLMWSAQMFWLSHNFFLSCIAAAFMGWMCALIGLVNNHDSSHCAVTSHPTLWRLVGHVHDFLNGASFYIWIYQHVFGHHPYTNIDGMDPDIVTSEDEADIRRIKWTQKWVPRYVYQHVYVPLVYCLLGLKTRIQDVTILFFIKKNGVIRINPPSSSQLTVFISGKLFFLLYRVVIPCFLLSIWKVIVLFIIADMVSSYWLALTFQASHVVSEVDWVEPGKDGKMTEDWAELQIQTTQDYATDSWFFNVFTGALNHQTTHHLFPGVSQIYYPQITPIVRKTCKEFGVRYNYKETFFQALGSHINHLKTLGQEREKPTFACSRND; encoded by the exons ATGGCgccgcaaaaaaaatttacttggaAGGAACTGATTTCTTTGAATAAGGAGGACAATGCACATGTTGCGGTTCGCGGAAAG GTATACGATGTGAGTAAGTTTCTCAACCGACATCCTGGTGGGAAAGATATGCTACTTATTGGAGCAGGAAGCGATGTTACCATTGTGTTCGAAACTTACCACGCTTTCAGCGACTCGGTTTCGAA ggtTTTGGAAAAATATTATGTTGGAGACCTAATCTCAGATGAATTTCCCACTTTTCCTGAGcgggg GCCCTTTTACCAAACTGTGAGGGAGCGTGTCAAAAACTACTTCAAGGAGACAAATCAG GATCCCAAGTTCTCAGGGTGGATGTGGTTACGTTACATTGGAATTCCAGCTGTTTTACTTCTTATGTGGAGTGCGCAG ATGTTCTGGCTGTCCCACAACTTTTTCTTGTCATGCATTGCTGCTGCTTTCATGGGATGGATGTGTGCTTTGATTGGATTGGTGAATAACCATGACTCGAG TCACTGTGCTGTGACCAGTCACCCCACACTCTGGAGACTTGTTGGTCACGTTCATGACTTTTTAAATGGAGCATCATTCTATATTTGGATTTATCAG CATGTTTTTGGTCATCACCCATACACTAACATTGATGGTATGGATCCTGATATTGTTACCTCTGAAGAT GAAGCAGATATAAGACGGATTAAATGGACTCAAAAGTGGGTACCTCGTTACGTGTATCAACATGTCTATGTGCCTCTTGTTTACTGTTTG CTAGGTCTCAAAACTAGGATTCAGGATGTTACTATATTATTCTTCATAAAGAAAAACG GTGTTATTCGAATAAATCCTCCATCCAGTTCACAGTTAACTGTATTTATTAGTGGCAAGCTGTTCTTCCTTCTGTACAGAGTggtcattccttgttttttgCTCTCAATTTGGAAAGTG ATCGTGCTTTTTATTATCGCGGACATGGTTTCAAGCTATTGGTTAGcgctgacgtttcaagcatcCCACGTAGTGAGCGAG GTGGATTGGGTCGAGCCAGGAAAGGATGGGAAAATGACCGAAGACTG GGCTGAGCTCCAGATACAGACAACCCAAGACTATGCAACTGACAGCTGGTTTTTCAACGTGTTTACAG GAGCCTTAAACCATCAGACGACACACCACCTGTTCCCAGGCGTCAGTCAGATATACTATCCTCAGATTACTCCCATTGTCCGTAAAACGTGCAAGGAGTTTGGAGTGAGGTACAATTACAAGGAGACATTCTTCCAAGCGCTTGGGTCGCATATCAACCATCTCAAGACATTGGGGCAGGAAAGAGAAAAACCAACATTTGCTTGCTCAAGGAATGACTGA
- the LOC131799126 gene encoding uncharacterized protein isoform X1, with translation MLGKRQFTWQELASLNLEHNAHIAINGKVYDVSKFLARHPGGKDVLCMAAGKDVTIVFQSYHAFSDVPTKMLEKFYVGDLVSAQYPTFPEPGAFYNTVRERVRKHFEDTKQDPKISGWMWLRYFLVSAMTILLWFAQIFLSAQNFSLACVAGFLHGWFTALVAMLNAHDASHFAVTSNPLVWRLVGHMHDYLNGASYYVWIYQHIFGHHPFTNIDGVDPDISTAKEKPDIRRIKWSQNWLPRYFNQHVYMPLIYCLLGFKTYLQDFITFISLQNSTMWLNPPSKSHVIVFFSGKLFFLMHKVILPWMLLSFWKMVALMFLAEIVASYWLALIFQASHVVSEVKWPQPDEKGVMKRDWAELQVESTLDYATDSWFWNVFTGALNHQTAHHLFPGVSQFYYPQITPIVRETCKEFGVRYSYKETFFQALGAHISHLKVLGQEQDRPIVARPEVKAG, from the exons ATGTTGGGAAAGAGGCAGTTTACTTGGCAAGAGCTTGCCAGTTTGAATCTGGAACATAATGCACACATCGCAATTAACGGGAAG GTTTATGATGTGAGTAAATTCCTTGCTCGTCACCCTGGTGGTAAAGATGTCTTGTGTATGGCTGCAGGAAAGGACGTTACCATTGTTTTTCAGTCATATCATGCCTTCAGCGACGTTCCAACAAA AATGCTAGAGAAGTTCTATGTTGGTGATTTGGTTTCCGCGCAGTATCCTACTTTCCCAGAACCTGG GGCTTTTTACAACACAGTGAGAGAAAGAGTACGGAAACATTTCGAGGACACAAAACAG GATCCGAAGATATCGGGATGGATGTGGTTGAGGTACTTTCTCGTGTCAGCAATGACGATCCTTCTGTGGTTTGCACAG atattCTTGTCCGCACAAAATTTCTCCCTTGCCTGTGTTGCGGGATTTTTGCATGGATGGTTCACTGCCTTAGTAGCCATGTTAAACGCTCACGATGCGAG TCATTTTGCTGTGACAAGTAATCCTCTTGTATGGAGACTGGTTGGCCATATGCATGACTATTTAAATGGAGCGTCGTACTACGTTTGGATATATCAG CATATATTTGGTCATCATCCGTTTACTAACATCGATGGGGTCGATCCTGATATCAGCACTGCAAAAGAA AAGCCAGATATAAGACGAATCAAATGGAGCCAGAATTGGTTGCCTCGGTACTTTAACCAGCATGTATATATGCCTTTGATATATTGCTTG CTGGGATTCAAGACTTATCTTCAAGATTTCATTACATTCATATCACTACAAAACA gtacCATGTGGCTCAATCCGCCCTCAAAATCTCATGTCATTGTGTTTTTTAgtggaaaacttttctttttgatgCATAAAGTGATTCTTCCCTGGATGTTGCTCTCATTTTGGAAAATG GTTGCTCTCATGTTTCTTGCCGAGATAGTAGCAAGTTACTGGTTGGCTCTTATATTTCAGGCATCTCATGTTGTTAGCGAG GTCAAATGGCCACAGCCTGATGAAAAAGGTGTAATGAAAAGGGATTG GGCAGAGCTTCAGGTCGAGTCAACGTTGGACTATGCAACAGACAGTTGGTTCTGGAATGTTTTTACAG GAGCTCTCAATCATCAAACAGCCCATCACCTCTTCCCAGGAGTGAGTCAGTTTTACTATCCTCAGATTACTCCCATCGTCCGTGAGACGTGTAAGGAGTTTGGGGTGAGGTACAGTTACAAGGAGACCTTCTTTCAGGCGCTTGGTGCTCATATTTCACATCTGAAAGTACTCGGACAAGAGCAGGACAGACCAATTGTCGCCAGGCCTGAAGTAAAGGCGGGGTGA
- the LOC131799126 gene encoding uncharacterized protein isoform X2 — MAAGKDVTIVFQSYHAFSDVPTKMLEKFYVGDLVSAQYPTFPEPGAFYNTVRERVRKHFEDTKQDPKISGWMWLRYFLVSAMTILLWFAQIFLSAQNFSLACVAGFLHGWFTALVAMLNAHDASHFAVTSNPLVWRLVGHMHDYLNGASYYVWIYQHIFGHHPFTNIDGVDPDISTAKEKPDIRRIKWSQNWLPRYFNQHVYMPLIYCLLGFKTYLQDFITFISLQNSTMWLNPPSKSHVIVFFSGKLFFLMHKVILPWMLLSFWKMVALMFLAEIVASYWLALIFQASHVVSEVKWPQPDEKGVMKRDWAELQVESTLDYATDSWFWNVFTGALNHQTAHHLFPGVSQFYYPQITPIVRETCKEFGVRYSYKETFFQALGAHISHLKVLGQEQDRPIVARPEVKAG; from the exons ATGGCTGCAGGAAAGGACGTTACCATTGTTTTTCAGTCATATCATGCCTTCAGCGACGTTCCAACAAA AATGCTAGAGAAGTTCTATGTTGGTGATTTGGTTTCCGCGCAGTATCCTACTTTCCCAGAACCTGG GGCTTTTTACAACACAGTGAGAGAAAGAGTACGGAAACATTTCGAGGACACAAAACAG GATCCGAAGATATCGGGATGGATGTGGTTGAGGTACTTTCTCGTGTCAGCAATGACGATCCTTCTGTGGTTTGCACAG atattCTTGTCCGCACAAAATTTCTCCCTTGCCTGTGTTGCGGGATTTTTGCATGGATGGTTCACTGCCTTAGTAGCCATGTTAAACGCTCACGATGCGAG TCATTTTGCTGTGACAAGTAATCCTCTTGTATGGAGACTGGTTGGCCATATGCATGACTATTTAAATGGAGCGTCGTACTACGTTTGGATATATCAG CATATATTTGGTCATCATCCGTTTACTAACATCGATGGGGTCGATCCTGATATCAGCACTGCAAAAGAA AAGCCAGATATAAGACGAATCAAATGGAGCCAGAATTGGTTGCCTCGGTACTTTAACCAGCATGTATATATGCCTTTGATATATTGCTTG CTGGGATTCAAGACTTATCTTCAAGATTTCATTACATTCATATCACTACAAAACA gtacCATGTGGCTCAATCCGCCCTCAAAATCTCATGTCATTGTGTTTTTTAgtggaaaacttttctttttgatgCATAAAGTGATTCTTCCCTGGATGTTGCTCTCATTTTGGAAAATG GTTGCTCTCATGTTTCTTGCCGAGATAGTAGCAAGTTACTGGTTGGCTCTTATATTTCAGGCATCTCATGTTGTTAGCGAG GTCAAATGGCCACAGCCTGATGAAAAAGGTGTAATGAAAAGGGATTG GGCAGAGCTTCAGGTCGAGTCAACGTTGGACTATGCAACAGACAGTTGGTTCTGGAATGTTTTTACAG GAGCTCTCAATCATCAAACAGCCCATCACCTCTTCCCAGGAGTGAGTCAGTTTTACTATCCTCAGATTACTCCCATCGTCCGTGAGACGTGTAAGGAGTTTGGGGTGAGGTACAGTTACAAGGAGACCTTCTTTCAGGCGCTTGGTGCTCATATTTCACATCTGAAAGTACTCGGACAAGAGCAGGACAGACCAATTGTCGCCAGGCCTGAAGTAAAGGCGGGGTGA
- the LOC131799126 gene encoding uncharacterized protein isoform X3: MLEKFYVGDLVSAQYPTFPEPGAFYNTVRERVRKHFEDTKQDPKISGWMWLRYFLVSAMTILLWFAQIFLSAQNFSLACVAGFLHGWFTALVAMLNAHDASHFAVTSNPLVWRLVGHMHDYLNGASYYVWIYQHIFGHHPFTNIDGVDPDISTAKEKPDIRRIKWSQNWLPRYFNQHVYMPLIYCLLGFKTYLQDFITFISLQNSTMWLNPPSKSHVIVFFSGKLFFLMHKVILPWMLLSFWKMVALMFLAEIVASYWLALIFQASHVVSEVKWPQPDEKGVMKRDWAELQVESTLDYATDSWFWNVFTGALNHQTAHHLFPGVSQFYYPQITPIVRETCKEFGVRYSYKETFFQALGAHISHLKVLGQEQDRPIVARPEVKAG, translated from the exons ATGCTAGAGAAGTTCTATGTTGGTGATTTGGTTTCCGCGCAGTATCCTACTTTCCCAGAACCTGG GGCTTTTTACAACACAGTGAGAGAAAGAGTACGGAAACATTTCGAGGACACAAAACAG GATCCGAAGATATCGGGATGGATGTGGTTGAGGTACTTTCTCGTGTCAGCAATGACGATCCTTCTGTGGTTTGCACAG atattCTTGTCCGCACAAAATTTCTCCCTTGCCTGTGTTGCGGGATTTTTGCATGGATGGTTCACTGCCTTAGTAGCCATGTTAAACGCTCACGATGCGAG TCATTTTGCTGTGACAAGTAATCCTCTTGTATGGAGACTGGTTGGCCATATGCATGACTATTTAAATGGAGCGTCGTACTACGTTTGGATATATCAG CATATATTTGGTCATCATCCGTTTACTAACATCGATGGGGTCGATCCTGATATCAGCACTGCAAAAGAA AAGCCAGATATAAGACGAATCAAATGGAGCCAGAATTGGTTGCCTCGGTACTTTAACCAGCATGTATATATGCCTTTGATATATTGCTTG CTGGGATTCAAGACTTATCTTCAAGATTTCATTACATTCATATCACTACAAAACA gtacCATGTGGCTCAATCCGCCCTCAAAATCTCATGTCATTGTGTTTTTTAgtggaaaacttttctttttgatgCATAAAGTGATTCTTCCCTGGATGTTGCTCTCATTTTGGAAAATG GTTGCTCTCATGTTTCTTGCCGAGATAGTAGCAAGTTACTGGTTGGCTCTTATATTTCAGGCATCTCATGTTGTTAGCGAG GTCAAATGGCCACAGCCTGATGAAAAAGGTGTAATGAAAAGGGATTG GGCAGAGCTTCAGGTCGAGTCAACGTTGGACTATGCAACAGACAGTTGGTTCTGGAATGTTTTTACAG GAGCTCTCAATCATCAAACAGCCCATCACCTCTTCCCAGGAGTGAGTCAGTTTTACTATCCTCAGATTACTCCCATCGTCCGTGAGACGTGTAAGGAGTTTGGGGTGAGGTACAGTTACAAGGAGACCTTCTTTCAGGCGCTTGGTGCTCATATTTCACATCTGAAAGTACTCGGACAAGAGCAGGACAGACCAATTGTCGCCAGGCCTGAAGTAAAGGCGGGGTGA
- the LOC131799529 gene encoding probable acyltransferase FabY: MEAELRIRNAIETDVEEIYRIHTEAIKKKCSTRYGAEDVSAWVARQEKAKYLPFIVANEIIVAEIAQSRRVVGFGHLTADTGADSDETADGKAMQIRGLFADPDCGVKGVGTVLVKELENRAKEFGAVRVKVNSSLNAVEFYKKCGFFALDITRHQISEQSCLQCQKMIKYL, translated from the coding sequence ATGGAGGCTGAGTTGAGGATTCGGAACGCGATCGAAACCGACGTGGAGGAGATTTACAGAATCCACACTGAAGCCATCAAAAAGAAGTGTTCTACTCGCTATGGCGCGGAAGATGTTTCTGCTTGGGTTGCTAGACAGGAAAAAGCGAAGTATCTACCTTTTATAGTAGCGAATGAAATCATAGTAGCAGAGATCGCTCAGAGCAGAAGAGTTGTGGGGTTTGGCCATCTAACTGCAGATACAGGAGCAGATTCTGACGAAACTGCTGATGGAAAAGCTATGCAGATCAGGGGACTCTTTGCTGATCCTGACTGCGGTGTTAAGGGGGTGGGAACCGTGCTGGTAAAGGAACTCGAGAACAGAGCAAAGGAATTTGGAGCCGTGCGCGTCAAGGTGAACTCTTCTCTAAATGCTGTTGAATTTTACAAGAAATGTGGTTTCTTCGCACTCGACATTACACGCCATCAGATATCAGAGCAATCTTGTCTGCAATgtcaaaaaatgataaaatacttGTGA